AATACCAGACTAGAGGTGGATGCTGTGGTATACTAGGTTAGGCTTCTGCTTGTGatgcagcatcccacatcagaccacaggtttgagtcccagctaccctgcttctgatccagctaccaggtaatgcacctgggaaagcagcagatgatggccctgtcagccaagtaggagacccagatcgagttcctggTTGCAGATTTGACCCTAGcctaggcctggctgctgtggccaattggaaaaTGAGCTAGTAGGTGGAAAATTCCCCCAAGTGTCTTaatactccacctttcaaatcaataaataaacaaataaatcttaagaaaggaaCAATGAAAGAGAACACCAGACTTGGAATCTCaggttctgcctctgctttgacATCAACATAAGGGTCCCTTGTCCTCATTTGTGAATGAGAGATGCTATCTGTGCTACCTGCTTTAGGATCCTCACAGTGATCAAAAGAAAAGACGAgtagttatttaaattttatcaaaatgtgGATATTATTTGACTATTCATAAGGGTGAGTCTTCATACGGCAAAATAATAAACTCAACTCACCATAAAGGGACTGAATGCCACGTATGTCATCAGCAGAGAGGTGAAATGTGTTGAGGTCAATATAACCATAGGTGGGAAACATTATGGCCTTTGGATCATTTGAATGATCAAGTCCCAGGGCATGGCCAAGCTCATGGACAGCAACAAGGAACAAGTTTGTGCCTGCAAGAAAATCAACCAAAAGAGAGAAAGTCATGAAATACATAGTTACCTTGTTATCAATGCAACTGGTGTATGAAAGGGAAACATGTGGGAATCCTTTACTTATTTCTCCACCCTGTTGAATAGGGTTTCCCAACCTTAGTACATTTAACATTATAGGCCTCATGATTCTTCATTGACAGGGATGTCAGTTGCATTATAGATGTTCATAAATCTCTGGTTGTACCACTAAATGCAGGTAGAAAGTCCCTTTCCAATTTTGACAGTCAAAATTAGATGTTGTCAATGTCCCCATGGAGGTTCACTAGCAGACAAATGAAACATTCTGTTGTAATAATTCTTAGAATAACTCACAGGTGTGTCCAACAGTGCTCCTTCCTTCTAAATCATTCTTTACTCTCATGACTCCCTTCTGCTTTTACGGTTGATTGGGCCTCAGAAGATATAGAAAAGTCTTTAGCAACCACCTTAATAAGCTCATATCTAAAGCTACCATTAAATCCCAGGCACTGTGAATAGCAAAGAAATACAGCACATGATGTTCAATCCTTATTCAAATTCAAGAAAGCCTCCAATGCTTTGATTATGAGATGAAACAACACTGTATTgctatttacagatgaggaagcagCATCAGAAAGGTTAACTGACCAATAAAATGGTTGAGCCCAGGTTGAAATCACGATTTCTTAGCTCCAGAATTTGTGATTTTACTACACAAATGATTCTATTACACTTACAATATAGACATATTTAGACTATGAAGCTATAATCTTGcttgttcatttttatgtatGTTCTAGAGAATTCAACATTGTAGAGAAAAATGGTTCCTTCTCTCAAATTTCTTACTTCTTAGATTTGAATGACTCCTGACATTTATGTTTTCTAGCCCAAtatctacatttttttctatagCAAAGATGTAGCTTAAAGTAAATTACTTATCCAGAGTTACATGTCACTTAGCTCCTGAACCTGGCCGTAACATATTCTCTGGTACCCAAGAATGAACAGAGTCTACATGTCTCTCTTGGGGAATGTCAAAGAACACAGACCCTCCCAGCATGCCAACAGGGGTAACAAGGTTAACAGGGGTCCAGCAACCAACTCAGATCTGTTTCCATTTCCTGCCTCAAATAGATAATTGAAATCAGGACTCTGCTGTTCTCTCCACTAAGGATAAGACtggaaagaacaaacaaaactttCACAATTTGGCCTAAACCTGAATTTGCCTTATTCCCAATTCTCCTAAGTTTATACAAACCAGCACCATTAGTCCTATTCCAAAGTATTAAACTTACTCTTGTGTTCTCTTTCCTATTAGATTATGTGCTCAAAGGTAggattgtgggtttttttaatttctgtattcaAACACTCTGTCAACCAACACTAATGGAAATTCAGTTAAGCATTGTACATTTCGTTTAGTGGCTCCAAAAGTTGCTGAAAATAAGGATTCTCAGAATTTTCATAAATAAAGTACATTTTTGAAAGCATAGGTCAAACTAAGCAAAAAACAAGACAACATGGACTGGTAGAAACTAGATGTTGGGCAAAGTGCCAGGAAATGCTCATTCTGGCCCCAGCTTCCCCCAAAATTAACTACTAACCCCTGGTTCTGTTTCCTGTATCCATGGAGATAATGTGTTGAATTACTTTTCATGTTCCCTTAGAAGAATATTAAAATGTCTAATCAGCATGCATCTACCCTTTCCAATGAAGAGATTACAGTTCCCAAGTAACTTTGTATTAAGTTTAGACACATTTAACATGTCTGACTGGGGTCCTGCAGTTCGGCAAGTATCTAATCCTACATGACAAGTCTTTTGACAAAATAGAAATCCTCTTCTCTTTAAAAGCTTGATAAGCCTTAGGCTATGTGTCATACCAAAATACATAGCTTTTTAGCAGACGCggtgtttattttaatattgccATCAAATGTGCAAAGCGGCCAGACAAAGGAAGAGGATGAGTAGAACATGCACTTGATGACGTCTCCCTATTTGCCTTCCACACATGTGTGAATCATAGACTCCATAATTTCCAGTAGAGAAAGTAGGAAGGCATTGGTTTACATTTTCCCATGCCAATATTTCCCCCAAATAACAGAGAACATAGTTATTTCATCCACCAACTATCCAGAAATGATGGTGAGTTACAGTCTCTATAATGCACACAAGGTGGTGTTAAATGAGTTGTTGGATATTCTGACATTTCTATTCCAGGACTGCAAAGATTGCATGACCATATAATCTCATATATTTCTCCATAGGGACCTCTAAGTTCTTTATgactttatctttctgtgtcactaTGAGTTTTAAGAAACTGTCCACTTATTAAGAATCACATAGCTGACCGTGTTACCCAGAGGTGGCACACACAGAATTAGTATCAGCATTTGCTTTTGAATTGATGCTTTTATCATCAAAAATGTATCACATCTAAGTAACAGCTTTTACCTTTCCACCCTCTGAATGTATACTAATAAAGTAACTCATAACTCAGAATCCTCATACACTCTTAGAGCTGACCCAAAACCCTCAATTTACAGAGGGTAAAACTGAGACCCAAACAAGGTGTAAAATTTGATTTAGAGGCAAGATTATCAATGCATGAGgaggtgtttctttttttgcttaCCTTTATAATTTTTAGTCCAGATTTCATCCTCATCAAAATGTGTATCTCCTCCAATACCAGGTCCTGGCCCAAAAGCATGGGCTATGACACCACCTCTGCCATCAAAAGCACCGTAGTCTCCATGAGCTGTGAAAAAAAGGGGGGAGATTCGTCCTTCTGTACATGTTGTGCATCGTGCCAATTTACACAGATAAAGTTTAAGTTGCGTACCTCCACGAGCAAAAAGTATCATGATGTCAGCCTCGCCTGTCGTAATCTTTCTGAATTTCAGGGGGGTCACATCGCTCCATACTTGAAAAGCTTTCTGAATGGCATACTCAACATCCTCACGCTTCATGTCTGGAGTGTAATTTTTGATTCTTTAtcaggaaaaagagaggggaaaGCATATGGAAAGAACATCAATTTTGTCTTATCACAATACTTCATTTTTGCTAGCAGCATTGAAGGGTGAGTCAAATCAAGAGTCCACAGAGAAAAAGTTGCTTAGTTaagtacagaaaatattttttcttggaaaTCTTCCTCTAATCAAAATTTAGCTCAGTTTCTTCGTATGTGTGATGTGCAGATCATCATTGTGAAGGACTGACTCTCAAAGAGGTTTACACTTTTTGCTCTTGCTTTATCTTAAATATTCTAAAAAGTttgtcttatttcttttaaaaaaaaagatttatttatgtatttgaaagtcagagttacacagagaggagaggcagagagagagagagagagagagagagagagagagagagagaggtcttctatccgatgggatggttcactccccaattggctgcaactgccggagctgtgctgatccgaagccaggagccaggagcttctttccaggtctcccacactggtgcaggggcctaaggacttgggccatcttctactgctttcccagaccatagcagagagctggattggaagtggagcagctgggtcttgaaacggcacccatatagaacgccggcactgcaggccagggcgttaacccgctgtgccacagcgctggcccctgtcttaTCTCTTACTTACAGTAGATACAActtcattctcattttatttgtaacTTTTCTACTCTGCTCTGGACTGATCAGCAAGCCAAATTCTCTTCCTTGGGTCAGCAATCTTCTTTTGTAGAGATAGTAAATTTTGACACGGAGATAGCGTTAACTGTGGAGGGAAGCTACTTATGAGCTTCCAGATTTAGAGCTATAGTTAAATTGTGGATATTTCTAGAATTCAGTGCTATGGGAGAGTAGAAAATTGCATGGCTACATTCACCTCCATTACCTGTAGGTGATGTAATGTTTCCTCCATACTGGTCTCCCTGGCATGGTCCTGAAATGATAAACATCAGGCACTCCACATCGAGGTTTGTGCATCATTTCCAAAGTAGATATGTCCAGTTGCCCAGTCACATTTAGCCCCATGAATTGCTGCATTTCCTGGACTTTTTCCTCTATAAAGTTCCtgttagttttcatttttgtcattggAATTCTCTTCACCTCAAGGCCATAAAAGTTTTCCAAGTAGTTCTGCAAGAATACATTCAGTAACACATTCAGTATCTATTGGGAACTATGTGAATGATTCAACTGCAAATTGATGTTTTCAAACCAAGTTTTTTGGACATCTTAATTACAGGTTAGAACACTGgacaaaatgagaaacaaatctTAATTTTCTGTGCTATTAAAGACATGTCACTTTGTTAGCAAGATTTATTCCTGGAAGACCAGGGGAAACTTTTATGTTCCTATTTCTTCAAACTTGTTTCTACTCTTTAAAAGCTATTTCAGGTACTTGcatataatggttttcagtaaGCAGCCATCTTTATTATGATGatacataaattattaaattaagtTGTGATTTAAAAGTTTCTCATttcagggccaatgctgtgatgtaataggtagagctgccacctctgttgccagcatcctatataggtgctggtttgtctcagctgttccattcccaatgcagctcactgctaatacacctgggaaagcagtggaagacggcccaagtcctttggccctgcatcCATGaagaagactcagaagaagttgctggatcctagcttcagagcagcccagctccagacattgctaccatttgtggactgaaccagtggatggaagatttctcactgtctctccctctctttctctgtaactcttgcaaataaataaagaaacaaaaagtggTTATTGCTTCAAAATCCATGGCATAAAACAGTGGACAGCTATGAAAAATTCAAAGTTAAAATAAtcttataaaatatagaaaacaaacttttaattagggaaaataaagtaagaatttaaaaaatcctttcaaaaattcttatgaaaaatatttgggATGAATGAGTGTAATGGGAGTATGGCTAAATTATTATAGCTGCCTGACACTGTTGAATTAATTAAGCTATTATTGAATTCTAAGATTATTAACTGAATGTAAATGATTGCTGTAAAACACAAGGATACCTCAGAAAGATCAGGAAAAATAATTGAaggttaaatttcttttaatgtaaaaaaattttgaaatccatatgtacTTTTGTCATAACATAtcttttccaggagcattttgAAGATCCGACAattgcagggatttcaaaaaatgttttgcacaaaaataaatctatcttttagttccatcttccatgaactttgtgagtaCCTTCATCTCATAACAGAAGACAACTCTAATTGCATTGAACTTACATTCCTTGGTCAAAATGTTTGAATAGAAGGAACACATTGACTCACCAATTTCACAACAGTTCTTCAAAGCCAATATCTCTGCTTTGTATTACTCTTTGACAAAGAAAAATTCAATGTTGAAAGCATGCAATGTCCAAGACCAGTTTTCAACTagcaactttcaaaaataaaactaatgcaAAGAATCCTAAAGATAGTTATCAGACTACATAAATACTACAGTGTCATACTTACTTCAGCAAATAGCATATCATTTTCTTTCAGAGGATCAGCTCCAGAAGAAGTGACCCACAGGGTCAGTATCAATAGAAGAAACTTCATTGTGAACTTCTCCTGAATGGCTTAATTCAGTTTCCTCTCTTCCCTTTTAATACTAGTTCCTTAAATGTCACTCTTTATATAGTCTTTAGGCCAGGATCTGTGAATGTGAAATCCTTCCAGTGACTCACAGTTGATATCATCCTTTGATTTATATCAAAGCATGCaagaaaacatgattttattcAACCAACAATGGGTCAATTAGCATCTAACCTATCACATACTCAATCAACTCAATATGTTTCTTCAAAATGACAAGCCCCTATTTCCACCCACCCCATAAAATAAGCCATTGTAAAAGAAACGTGAAGCACCTAAAATATAAAGACaactttaaatatgtttttggaaTTTTTCACTACAATAATTTCCTTATGTTTTTCTTAgataaaattagtttttaaaatgttgaagattacataaataaaatccttttgcCAGAATAGATGGGTTCTCTCAGAGCTGAATCTAATTCCATAAAGAACTGTGATATGTAGATTTCAAATTTAGCAAAGAAAAGTTGATAGCATCTTGACACTATGATGCTTGGTCTATGTATTATAGTGGCTGAGATACTGATTCTATAATTTGAGACCTCCAGCCATCTAAGCTGAAACTCAGTCCCAACTGTGCATCTGGAGATACAGCCTCCTAGTCTCTAAATTGTCTAGATTTGTCAGCACAAGGTTTAACACTTTTCAACTTTGAGAGGTAGGAACTCTTTTCTTCTATCAATCCAGCTTCATTGCCTCTAGACCCAACTGTCTTGTGTCACAGGATCTGCCTCTCCATCAGTAAGATACAAAGAAGTGAAAGAATGTCCGCActggaaataaaatagaatactatacacaaatttgaattttctttagtTCTTGACTAACCAAGTCTCAGATGGGTCAAATACAAGGAGATAAAGGCTACCTGCACAATGATGGATTATTGCATTGGTCATAAACTTAGATCCTAGAGCTCAGACAGGCTGACCTGCCTTAGAATCTTAGGTGAATCGTTTATTATCTTAGGCAATCACTttggtttatttaaaattaaatttctccATTTGTAAAATTGGAATAATATTAGATATATCAAGTGTTGTTATAGGGATAGCATTTCATAACAGGGAAAATTTTTAGCCCACAACACATCTCAATTGTTCAATGACTGCTATCTTCCTTCCACTTCCTTCACTGCATTCTAATATAAGACATTTTCAAAAGGTTGGCAATGAGGACAAGGAAAATCAACTACAAACCTAGACCTCTCTCCTGTGGTAGAAGGAGTGACAACAAGATTCTAACTCAGTCCCTAGATGGAAGCTGCAGTTCCCTTCAGAGACTTGGATTCCAGGGGATTTTGAGGGACACAGGAATCAAGGGGTCAACAATGATGCTCTATGTGAAGAAGAGAATGTTTCTGAAAGTGCAGGAAGTAGCCAAGATCAGAGTTTCTCTTGAGAGCAGTGATTTGAGGTGATTAAGATATACCTTATCAGAAAGTAGATTGTATGAGTATAGCAAAAAAACTTCCGGAAGCATCCCAAGCTCAGTGACATGGTTTTCTTCCTGCATCAGATACCAGGACATTCCAGGGTATATTCTTGATACCTGATGCTATTTATGGTGTTATCCCCTGGAATTCAGAGTCAAACTGAATGGAGGCCACCACTAAGAACCAGGAAGGAGTCATGCTCCCAAGTCACCCAAGGAACCCCCTTGCTGACCCTTTCACACACCAATAACTGGTAAGCAGGAAGAGGACATCAGTTAGTAAATCTTCTCCTTTTATGGATAAAAAATGGAAGTCTGGAAAAGGGAAGTGAATTGCTTAAGGAGACATCTGGGAAGTCTCCTGACTGTCCTGACTTCACACACAACACACTTCATtttgtcatctttattttttcttcagatttctgGTTTCCTATGAATATTATCCTACTGCAAACATTGCAAAACAGTAGCATGGTACACTTAAGCTTCGGTTAAAGCCAGGCTATTCCTTTGTTCTTGTGGGTGTCAGGAGAAAGTGACAGTTCCGGGAATGTTGTAGGTGAATCTAGATCCCTCAGGGAGGTGGCAGTAATATCTGTTCTTTGGAGGGTGGTttgtgcacgcatgcacacatacacagacacacacacccctctggaTGGTACATTGGCCCCAACAGTGCTCTGGTGCTAAGGTGCCCAGAAATTGACCCAGAGcactcagagaaagaaaaggtttGGATTCACCCAAGCCAGTTGTGTGGACTTAGACAActtagttttctttcatttttttaaattttcttttgtttatttgaaagttttgaGGTGGAGGGtaggggggagaaagagacagagaaagaaaaatcttccatctattggttcactccccaaatagcctcagttGCAGAACTggaccaaatcaaagccaggaacatggaactccatccagatcacccatgttggtgcagggccccaagcacttgggccatcttccactgctttcccaggtacactagcagagagctatatcagaaatggaacagccaggatttgaagcagcaaccaagtgggatgccagcattgtaagtggcagcttaattcgctatgtcacaacactggcctgacaagttaattttctatgcttcATTTTCTCCATATATAAAATAGGTATAATATtagaatcataaaaaataaacaacacaatCCATTAAAAGCATCTAGTGGAATGTCTTTGCATGATCAGGCCTCAGTGATGTTCATCCTTTGCCTTCTCCCTTTGCCTATGCATGTAGGACACAGCCTGTTTAGGTTTGGCCAGCTAACTGCTTCTGCATGGGAGTAAAGTTAACTTAAACAACAAGTAAAActtaattgtttaaaaatcttCTCCAAAAAAGGAGATCTTGAGAATGTGTGGGAAACCAGAACTTTTCATGGTTCCTCTGTGGTCTGAGTGTTTTCAGCCACAAGTTCACCTACACCCAACAAACAAACATCCTGGAAACAGCTGGCATTGATGATGGAGTTGGCACCCAGAGATCCTCCCACTTTCTTAATCAGATAGCTGGGTATCAACCCTACATGGAGTTGCTTGCTACTCAGCTCATCTTTGTAAGAGAAGGTCAGAGCGACTGGTTAGAAACCTACTGCCTTCTGAAATAATGCTCAGCCCAAAACTGGGTGAGAGAGAGCTCCCAAATcccaagacattcttctcaaagtGGAAGTTGCAGAATGCAGGTGAAAACCCTGGCATGTGTAGGATTTGGAAGGAATTACTCTGGCTGGGTGCAGCCCAGGGAACAGAAGTCAAAGGAGGAAAGAGGAAAGCAAAGCGCACTCTTGACTTTTCTCCAGCCCTTCCCCATCAATGGTTCCCTTTCAAACAACTGTAAACTAAGACATAAAATGTCACAGAAGAAGTGGGATCATATATTTCATCATAAATTAGAGACGATTTGATGACATCTACATATGTTGATATACACatatgggtctctctctctctctgtcttcattgTTGTTCTTGTTCAAATATCTAAGGGTAGATTTAATGACTCAGAGCCTCTGAACTGCCTCTAACTTTGCAGGCTGATTTAATGGAAACAGTAAGATTTGGGGAACAGACTTGGCCTCAAACCGTTGCTGGGCTACCTATAAAGTGTGTTGTTTTGGACAAGTTATTGAAGTTCAATTTCCTCACCCAAAAATGACTACTGTAAGAATTACATAAGATATGAAACTGCTCAGCACTGTGCCTGGCATGGTAACACCCTTTCCATAATTGCTggttctcttttctttgtaacaTCCCGAATTgtgcttcttaatatttattctattatttCTCCCCAGAAAGAGGCATTTGAAACATGTTGGTCACTCCCCCCTGTAAAATTGAAGTTCCAGGGATATGCTATCTTCTAATGTGCTGTGTGCATGTTTATCCTTTCTACATACAAAAGTAAGTTGTCTTTTTTTACCCCAATGACAAATTTTCACCCACTTGGGTGAGAAGGACCTAAAGTGAATGCATGTGACAAGACAGCTTGTATTCTACATGACTGGGTCAGTAAATGCCATCGTTTCCACTGGATCTGACATGCATCTCATTGGGGCATTGATGAAAGATTTCTGGAAAACATCCATGAAGCCAAGAAATCTGGATTTGTATCATTAAAGAGTAGTAGAATAGTCAAAAAGGGTTGGCCAGTTGTAACCATTAGATAGACTCAGAAAGGAAACAAATCACTGGctagaaagaacaaatgaaaaagaatccaaacttctttttaagattttttttttatttgaaagtcagagttacacagagagaaaaagagaagcagagagagagagaggtcttccatccactggttcactctccaattggccgcgaaggctggagctgcaccaggaccttcttccaggtctcccacgtggatgcaggggcccaaggacttgggccatcttctactgctttcccaggccatagcagagagttggattggaagaggagcaggcgggtcTCTAACCGGTACCCAAataggttgccagcactgcaggcagcgactttacccactatgccacagcaccaccacccTCCCCGAACAGTTCTTTAAGAGTAAGGCAAGATAATTTTTGTTACtaatttttctctgtatttctcttctttcctttaaaTGTCACTCAAACAGGCCGCAGAATCTGTTTCTTGCCTCAGCATTCATGATATTGAGCACATTCTGACTTCTTTCCAAGAGCTTAAGTCCACTAAACCAGATATGGTTTAAGAAAAAGGTGATTTCTCCTAaattgaaaggattctgggagtGGCAGGAGAGTCTATGTTTTGGGTGCTGTGAAGATGTGGGTCACATTCCACAATCGCACCACAGGATGTTGTAGGACCACAGAAGGAACGCTCCAGGGTGCAGCAGGCAGGTGAGATCCTGGTACTTATGCTTCTAACTTTCCTGAAGCAAGCAGGCTGTAGAGGCAGCGGTGAGCAGAACCAGGAAGATGTGCAGACTAGATGGGTAGATCAGGGGGACATGGAACTCCCAAATGACTGAGGTTGGATTTCCTGCCAGCCCAAGGAGTGCAGGCTTGGAAATAAAGGCAAATTTGAGCAAGGAAAATGCAATATATCTGGCACAGCTGGACTGAGATTCAAACATGCTACATGTACAAGATATTTAACATGATACCTTGATTCCTGAGGATGATATataaccattattattattatcgtCACTATTAATATAACCTAGGTATCAGTTTCcaaatgttttgttttaatttacaagAAAGTAAATTCCACGATTAGCAATGTGCACATTTCATGAATTTGTAGTGGCTGTGTATCCTCTTTTAGCCTTCAAAGACTGCAaataaaggccagcgccgtggctcaacaggctaatcctccaccttgtggcgccggcacaccgggttctagtcctggttggggtgccggattctgtcccggttgcccctcttccaggccagctctttgctgtggccccgggagtgcagtgaaggatggcccaagtccttgggccctgcacctgcatgggagaccagaagcacctggctcctggcttcagatcagggcggtgcgcgggccacagcgcgtcagctgcggcggccattggagggtgaattaacggcaaaggaagacctttctctctgtctctctctctctctcactgtccactctgcctgtcaaaaataaaaaataaaataaaagactgcAAATAAATAGTATCACTAGATAACAAATAGGTGTTTGACAGTAAAtgaattgaaataaaaacatgGAGATGACATCGCTAGATCTAGCACAGGCATATGGTCACATTTCTGTGGCAGGAAATCCCTTTCCAAACATGTACTCAAACTATGGGTGATCCAAGGAAAAACTATAAAGTATCTAAATGTACTCCTATTCCAATTCCTTTCCAAACAAATTGGGACTCTCTGAATTCCCTTTTCTTCACGGCTCCTGTTCAATAAATTTTCCTGCAAGGTATGACTGCTTAAAGAGCCATCTATACCTTGGGCATTTGCATTTCCATAGAGAACTCTGAAAGTTGTAAAAGAATCTCAAAGTATTAAAATGAGACCCTATAATGGAAAAATATGGACAGTCATGGACTTTCTACTCAGAGACTCCAGGGCCAGGCTAGTCTATGTGGGAGATAGTTTTTTGAGTGGCTGATCTTCCTTTGGGAGCCCCATATTACCTCTGGATGCCTTTCTTTGCCAGTATCTTAACAAGAAGAAAACCACGTAGGTTTTGTGGGAGAATCATATGGGACCATGTGAAGAAAGTTGTGGTGGATGATCCAGGGAAAGGATGGagacaagaacacacacacacggaacagAATGAAGCCATTTGGGTCCAGCTTTCCTAAATCATAAGTGGAATTCTCTCTACCCACAATGGTTACATAACTTACCTCAACAAACATGGATAACAAAGAGAGATCCTTCCTCAGAACTGAGGCACTTTGTGGGCTCCAGTTTCACATCTTAGTTTCATTATGAACAATAATCTCTTAGGATTTTCCAACCCAAATTAGCCCCAGGAAGGCCCACTCTGTGAAGAGAGCAAGGAACTTCCTTCTAACACAAAGCCCACTAGATGATTAATAAGCCTGGCAAAGGAGGATGAATCATACTTAGAATTGATTTCATAAGTGCAAAATATCTCACAGTGAAAGACAGTAATGTCTAAACTGCTGTGGTTTAGGTATAATTGAGGTTCAAGGAAGTCCTTCATATCTTTTCTcacattcttgtctgcttctGGAAAATTctgattctattttttcttaatcaAGTGCAGCCTGTGCTCCAGGACCTGGTTCTGGTAAGGTAACTCCCAGGAA
This window of the Lepus europaeus isolate LE1 chromosome 7, mLepTim1.pri, whole genome shotgun sequence genome carries:
- the MMP12 gene encoding macrophage metalloelastase, which encodes MKFLLLILTLWVTSSGADPLKENDMLFAENYLENFYGLEVKRIPMTKMKTNRNFIEEKVQEMQQFMGLNVTGQLDISTLEMMHKPRCGVPDVYHFRTMPGRPVWRKHYITYRIKNYTPDMKREDVEYAIQKAFQVWSDVTPLKFRKITTGEADIMILFARGAHGDYGAFDGRGGVIAHAFGPGPGIGGDTHFDEDEIWTKNYKGTNLFLVAVHELGHALGLDHSNDPKAIMFPTYGYIDLNTFHLSADDIRGIQSLYGGPEQHQPMPKPDSPEPTTCDHNLKFDAVTTVGNKIFFFKDSFFWWKIPKSSTTSVRLISSLWPTLPSGIEAAYEIGDRHQVFLFKGDKFWLISHLRLQPNYPKSIHSLGFPDFVKKIDAAVFNPSLQKTYFFVDNLYWRYDERREIMDAGYPKLITKNFLGIGPKIDAVFYFQRYYYFFQGPNQLEYDIFSSRVTKKLKSNSWFDC